Proteins encoded within one genomic window of Diceros bicornis minor isolate mBicDic1 chromosome X, mDicBic1.mat.cur, whole genome shotgun sequence:
- the MORF4L2 gene encoding mortality factor 4-like protein 2 produces MSSRKQGSQTRGQQSAEEDNFKKPTRSNMQRSKMRGASSGKKTAGPQQKNLEPALPGRWGGRSAENPPSGSVRKTRKNKQKTPGNGDGGSTSEAPQPPRKKRARADPTVESEEVFKNRMEVKVKIPEELKPWLVEDWDLVTRQKQLFQLPAKKNVDAILEEYADCKKSQGNVDNKEYAVNEVVAGIKEYFNVMLGTQLLYKFERPQYAEILLAHPDAPMSQVYGAPHLLRLFVRIGAMLAYTPLDEKSLALLLGYLHDFLKYLAKNAASLFTASDYKVASAEYHRKAL; encoded by the coding sequence ATGAGTTCCAGAAAGCAGGGTTCTCAAACTCGTGGACAACAAtctgcagaagaagacaacttcAAAAAACCAACTAGAAGCAATATGCAGAGAAGTAAGATGAGAGGGGCCTCCTCAGGAAAGAAGACAGCTGGTCCACAGCAGAAGAATCTGGAACCGGCTCTCCCAGGCAGGTGGGGGGGTCGCTCTGCGGAGAACCCACCTTCAGGATCTGTgaggaagacaagaaagaacaaACAGAAGACTCCTGGAAACGGAGATGGTGGCAGTACCAGCGAAGCACCTCAGCCTCCTCGGAAGAAAAGGGCCCGGGCAGACCCCACTGTTGAAAGCGAGGAGGTGTTTAAGAATAGAATGGAAGTTAAAGTGAAGATTCCTGAAGAATTGAAACCATGGCTTGTTGAGGACTGGGACTTAGTTACCAGGCAGAAGCAGCTGTTTCAACTCCCTGCTAAGAAAAATGTAGATGCCATTCTGGAAGAGTATGCAGATTGCAAGAAATCGCAGGGAAATGTTGATAATAAGGAATATGCGGTTAATGAAGTCGTGGCAGgaataaaagaatatttcaaCGTGATGTTGGGCACTCAGCTGCTCTACAAATTTGAGAGGCCCCAGTATGCTGAAATCCTCTTGGCTCACCCTGATGCACCGATGTCCCAGGTTTATGGAGCGCCACACCTACTGAGGTTATTCGTAAGAATCGGAGCAATGTTGGCATATACGCCCCTTGATGAGAAGAGCCTTGCATTATTGTTGGGCTATTTGCATGatttcctaaaatatctggcaaaGAATGCTGCATCTCTGTTTACTGCCAGTGATTACAAAGTGGCTTCGGCTGAGTACCACCGCAAAGCCCTGTGA